In the genome of Mercurialis annua linkage group LG8, ddMerAnnu1.2, whole genome shotgun sequence, the window ACCTACTTGATGAAAATGACTGCAGAAGAGGATTAAAGATGTTGTGAGGCCAATAAGGATTGAAACAGAAAGAATTGTGCTAGTTAATGGAAGATTAGTCATCTCACTGCCAAAAACATACAGAATCTGATATTAGTATGAGGTTGCTGAAATGTTCATACGCAATGAAAGGCGCATTGTTAAAATACTACCTTGTACTACCCAATAGTAAGTAAAAAGCAGTCGTAGCGAACGGTCCGAATGCAGAAAAGCATAAGGGTTCACCCAATCCTTGGTAGCTTAACCGAAATGGTGGGCACTGTAGAAACACAGCAATAAGCAACAAAATATCAGATGGCATTGTAAGTCTTGACTATAATGCATCAGAGGATGCAATATGTTGAATGAAAACTTCTTGAATCCTGCATTCCGGCATTTCATTAACAATTTTGAAGCTCCGAATGTCTATATTTATAAcgtattcatataaaatatgtCGTTTGCTCATTTCTCTCTTTGGAGTTTCttcatttcaacattttagtcATTGAAACAAAAACATTGAAATGGTTGACGCTAAAACGGAATATggttaaatgatatttatataagAATATGttgtaaatataaatttttggagTTCTAAAAGCATTTCTGGAAACAAAAGTGAATTGCAAAACAAAGAATTCGACGGAAAACTCTCATTTACCTGGTATATATAGCCACAAGTAATTGCAGAAGCCAGCAACAATATTGCTTTTATACTGCCTGCTCCTAAAGATGTCCAAATCAGACCAGTGAAGCCAAGGATAAGACATAAGCAAGCAGCAACAAAGGTTCCTGAACGGCTTTCCAGATCGACAGTAGAGCAAAATTAGCCACATTTAAACTGCATTCTGCAAAACATAATGCTTACAAATGTAAAATGGAAGGCATAGTTGTAATGAGAAGACAGTTGATTACCTGCCAAGTAAGTTCACAACAGATTCTTTCTTGCTCTTATCAGCTCctgtatcgaaatcataaacaTCGTTGCTGTCGATTGAccatacataaaaaaattcatcatcTAAAAGGATAAAGTTTTAACAATATGATGATAGTTTATCAGCAATAAACTATTTCTGTTGTTCCACATAAGCTACTAGCTATATGCTGTACGAAAAATGGAAAATGTTGAAACGAAATTGCTGAAAAAGAAAACTAATGAAACTATATCTTTTACAAGAATATGCCATAAATAAAGTTCCAGAATTTCAGAAGCATTTCTCTAAAACAGACACGAAAAGAATGACTCAACAAGTTTCCGTGTAACATATCGAGGAATCACTACTCACTCGCCTTAAGTTGAGCCAAGTTATGATGAGAACTGAAGAACCCAATAGCACAAAATATCGCTTAACCAAAAACACCCCCGTCTGCAAATAAGCAGCAGCGCCACCAACCTATTTTTCGGAGAAATAAAAACAGCCAAAATTAAGTGAAGATTAACATCAACATCTTATAATTGGGTTAAAATATTTTGCTCTTACTAAAGTAAacactttttataaaaaaattaaacgtcatatttgttaaattttgataacCGAACTTCCATTTCCAAATAACGGATGGTTATCCAATCAATTCCGGCCAATAATTGTCCAGGTGGCCGACAATATACTTGGCAAAATGTTAGTACCGGTCTTGTGAAAATGAAAGTTTGGTTATTAAAATACAACAAATGAAACATCAGTAACCGTTTCATAAAATGTGCATGGTTCTATAACcgcaaaaatatttaacattttaaaaatcacCATATTCATGATCTAAATAGTACATCGATTATAATTCGACCCGAGAGTCTCAGGTTCATTACCCCTCccaattgtaataaaaaaacatcAACATTTATGATGCCTAATCATAAAAATCAAGAATAAGTAAGAAGCATGCACTTACTGTAAGAGGAACCAAAGCAACAGAGTAAATTGGCAATTTGATTGCTCTCCATATTAATGTATCTTTACCAATAATTTTCTCCTGATCTTCTTCACAAATTTCATGACTGGAACTACTAGTACTCTTACACAAACTCTTCTgcctttgtttatttgtttctgAAGCATAACAGAACTGTAATGATCTTTTACAAGCAGTTTCAAATAGAACTTCAGCTGGATAATAAGAcctaataaatgaaaaaaaatgtaagaAATTGCAGAAACATTAATATGGCAATGTACACATTAAAATAACAGATTTAAAAGCGTGCTCTAAAAATTTCCTGACCAAAGTGAAAATATTGTAATAAGAAATATAAACAGGGGCAGAACCTGGGGGTCAGGCGGTCAACCGACCCTCCTCCccgaatttttcttttttttataataacatgTATCTTAAAAACTATGGGTTAAAACTGCCCCTACAAGTGCAAATTACTACATCTATACTTTTTTTTACTGTCGTTAGATTTTTCTAAATAACCGCGAAAATTTTAACTCTCCTAAGTTGAAGTCCTGATTCCGTCCCGAATATAAATATAGCATTTCATAAAACAAAACGAATTCTAAAAGTTAATAGATATAAAGATAGGTCATCGTACCTTATTGCATGATTGTTCTTGATGAAAGATTGATGGAGTATGTTACCAAACTGCACATTCAGTTTACAAAATGCTACTGCCATTTTATATTGCAAGACtgtctgcaaaaaaaaaaagttacataaTTAAGTTGCATTCAATTCTAAGGTTAATTTCTTGCCAATTgctataatataaacaaaaacatcATATTTAATGAAACTGGTAAAGTAGAGATAAAATTAAGTACCTGTGAGTGAAGTTGTTGCTCATGTTTTTGTGTGTAAGACTGGAAGAGATAAGAAATGTGGAGAACAAACAGTAACTGAAACAGTTTATGGGTAATGGGTGATTCTATCACCAATTAGAAGTTGCCATGTAATCATAAGATCAATATTTGGAGCCAGCATGTCTATGGGCCTTTTCATTTCTAGCTAGATATATACATTGGGCTTTAAGTTTTAATGGACTCGGATTAATTGCCTAGCCCATTTGAATGCATTTGGATTTAAAGCTCATGTAAGCAAGGTTGTCTTGAAAATGAGTAAAAGGACAATTCGGTTTATGAACTTGTGATTCGGAATCAGATAACTTACTTTCAGACATTTGATCGTTTAAAGacactaatatttatttttaggtcaattttaaaaataaaaaaaaatattattttta includes:
- the LOC126661175 gene encoding 2-carboxy-1,4-naphthoquinone phytyltransferase, chloroplastic, whose product is MAVAFCKLNVQFGNILHQSFIKNNHAIRSYYPAEVLFETACKRSLQFCYASETNKQRQKSLCKSTSSSSHEICEEDQEKIIGKDTLIWRAIKLPIYSVALVPLTVGGAAAYLQTGVFLVKRYFVLLGSSVLIITWLNLSNDVYDFDTGADKSKKESVVNLLGSRSGTFVAACLCLILGFTGLIWTSLGAGSIKAILLLASAITCGYIYQCPPFRLSYQGLGEPLCFSAFGPFATTAFYLLLGSTSEMTNLPLTSTILSVSILIGLTTSLILFCSHFHQIEGDRAVDKMSPLVRLGTARGCYVVKVAIVTLYSLLLAFGLSRVLPFPCIILCALTIPIGKLVVSFVEENHEDKEKIFKAKYYCVRLHALFGATLAAGLIAARILTGTQVSGLMFS